Proteins encoded in a region of the Campylobacter sp. MIT 99-7217 genome:
- a CDS encoding glycosyltransferase family 25 protein, with protein sequence MHKVFIINLKRSLDRKKAMEDKISKLLKESPKLQSLLEFHFFEAVDAKNDEHLAFEKHFKKACFFQGRELSLGEKGCFASHYKLWQLCVDLNENLFILEDDIFFTKDFEQGILSILESGFEYVRLCALFDKKSLSIDEHFYITYKNFGGTQGYFLAPSAALKFMRHSKDLIAPVDDYMDMFYINGVLNILYKPFLIGVEPENESTIDSRFKKLKGFAKLRRELVRVYFQALRAFWLFLHPNTLKNLQRL encoded by the coding sequence ATGCATAAAGTTTTCATTATAAACCTTAAAAGAAGCTTAGATAGAAAAAAGGCTATGGAGGATAAAATTTCAAAGCTCTTAAAAGAAAGTCCTAAGCTTCAATCCTTGCTTGAATTTCATTTTTTTGAGGCTGTTGATGCGAAAAATGATGAGCATTTAGCCTTTGAAAAGCATTTTAAAAAGGCTTGTTTTTTTCAAGGAAGAGAGCTTTCTTTGGGCGAAAAGGGCTGTTTTGCAAGTCATTATAAGCTTTGGCAACTTTGTGTTGATTTAAATGAAAATTTGTTTATTTTAGAAGATGATATTTTTTTTACAAAGGACTTTGAACAAGGCATTTTAAGCATACTTGAAAGTGGTTTTGAGTATGTTAGGCTTTGTGCTTTGTTTGATAAAAAAAGCCTTAGTATTGATGAGCATTTTTATATCACTTATAAGAATTTTGGCGGAACTCAGGGTTATTTTCTTGCTCCAAGTGCGGCTTTGAAATTTATGCGTCATAGTAAAGACTTGATCGCTCCGGTCGATGATTATATGGATATGTTTTATATTAACGGGGTTTTAAATATTCTTTATAAGCCTTTTTTGATAGGTGTTGAGCCAGAAAATGAAAGCACGATTGATTCGCGTTTTAAAAAGCTTAAGGGTTTTGCTAAGCTTCGAAGAGAGCTTGTAAGGGTGTATTTTCAAGCTTTAAGGGCTTTTTGGCTTTTTTTGCACCCAAATACACTAAAAAATTTACAAAGATTGTAA
- a CDS encoding ABC transporter substrate-binding protein — protein MRIFLFKICKNLIFLAFLFDILQADIKEEPKFKVFGMSPQITVLLQILYPQGLVGLNYTPRPEDKEFMPENVAKLPVLGGTRNTEVSFEKLVALKPDFIFVAKNTPKHLITAYEKHGIKIIELEIWDRQKLPQSISIIGKNLHIEQRASKLNAFLEKSQNLLLNLENKILKRPSIYFAFGNDGLQTSCLDPKNEKEDLAFKIGGKNAITCSLLSSKQGLSSVNFEILLKLDPDLIFVREKRLYQELLNKPSKSWQNLSAIQNKKIYYAPSSPSNWLYRPPSILQSIGIPWAFSKVQPELLSENLAKELAQEFFKLFFQELSDEQYKALFLKN, from the coding sequence ATGCGAATTTTCTTGTTTAAAATTTGCAAAAACCTTATCTTTCTTGCATTTTTATTTGATATTTTACAAGCTGATATAAAAGAAGAGCCTAAATTTAAGGTTTTTGGTATGTCCCCGCAAATCACCGTTTTACTTCAAATACTCTATCCTCAAGGCTTAGTTGGGCTAAACTATACCCCTCGTCCCGAAGATAAAGAATTTATGCCAGAAAATGTAGCCAAGCTTCCTGTTCTTGGTGGCACAAGAAATACTGAGGTTTCCTTTGAAAAGCTTGTAGCCTTAAAGCCTGATTTTATCTTTGTTGCCAAAAATACACCCAAACACCTCATCACAGCTTATGAAAAACATGGCATTAAGATCATAGAGCTTGAAATTTGGGACAGACAAAAATTACCACAAAGCATAAGCATTATAGGAAAAAATTTACACATCGAGCAAAGAGCTTCAAAGCTTAATGCCTTTTTAGAAAAGTCTCAAAACTTGCTTTTAAATTTAGAAAACAAGATCCTTAAAAGACCAAGTATTTATTTTGCCTTTGGCAATGATGGCTTGCAAACTTCTTGCCTTGATCCTAAGAACGAAAAAGAAGATCTTGCCTTTAAAATCGGCGGCAAAAACGCCATAACTTGCTCCTTACTCTCAAGCAAACAAGGACTAAGTAGTGTAAATTTTGAAATTTTGCTCAAGCTTGATCCTGATCTTATCTTTGTGCGTGAAAAAAGACTTTATCAAGAGCTTTTAAACAAGCCCTCTAAGTCTTGGCAAAATTTAAGCGCCATTCAAAACAAAAAGATCTATTATGCTCCCTCAAGTCCTAGTAATTGGCTTTATAGACCACCAAGCATTCTACAAAGCATAGGCATTCCTTGGGCTTTTTCTAAGGTTCAGCCTGAGCTTTTGAGTGAAAATTTAGCCAAAGAGCTTGCACAAGAGTTTTTTAAGCTCTTTTTTCAAGAGCTAAGCGATGAGCAGTATAAAGCACTTTTTTTAAAAAACTAA
- a CDS encoding flagellin, whose amino-acid sequence MGWRVNTNVAALNATANTQLNSRSLDTSLERLSSGLRINSAKDDASGLAIADQLRTQASTLGQAISNGNDANSLLQVADKAMDEQTKILDLIKTKATQAAQDGQSTKTRNMLQADINRLMEELDTIANTTSFNGKQLLSGGFTNQEFQMGVNSNQSVKATIGSTQSSKIGVTRFETGGQITTSGNANLSILNYNGVEDFDFASVAISYSINTGIGALAEEINRVADKTGVRATYTVQTVGLYTVAAGSTSQDFAINGVTIGRIDYQDSDKNGALVNAINAVKDTTGVQASLDQNNKLVLNSADGRGIVITGGNMGAGSGIAGTKMMNNYGRLTLIKNSGQDIVVSGTGFGYDAAFISQTSVSLRESKGLLDLDKADAMGFNTNSKGKLTITGSVAAFMSATGNGFTAGSGFSVGSGANYSAILANAVAFISGGYTQAYTVSAGSGFSAGSGQSQFAAVKTFVYDAADQTAGVTTLKGAMAVMDIAETAILNLDVIRADIGSVQQQIEKTINNLTVTQVNVKSAESNIRDVDFASESANYSKANILAQSGSYALAQANASQQNILRLLQ is encoded by the coding sequence ATGGGATGGCGTGTAAATACGAATGTCGCTGCGCTTAACGCAACAGCAAACACTCAACTTAACAGCAGAAGTTTGGATACTTCTTTGGAAAGACTTAGTTCAGGTCTTAGAATCAACTCAGCAAAAGATGACGCTTCTGGTCTTGCGATCGCAGATCAACTTAGAACTCAGGCTTCAACTTTAGGTCAAGCTATAAGCAATGGTAATGATGCAAACTCTTTGCTTCAAGTTGCTGATAAAGCTATGGACGAGCAAACTAAGATCCTTGACTTGATCAAGACTAAGGCTACTCAAGCTGCTCAAGATGGACAAAGCACAAAGACAAGAAACATGCTTCAAGCAGATATCAACCGTCTTATGGAAGAACTTGATACTATCGCAAATACAACTTCTTTCAACGGCAAGCAACTTCTTAGTGGTGGTTTTACAAACCAAGAGTTCCAAATGGGTGTAAACTCTAACCAGTCTGTAAAAGCGACTATCGGTTCGACTCAAAGCTCTAAGATCGGGGTTACTCGTTTTGAAACAGGTGGGCAAATCACAACTTCTGGTAATGCAAATTTAAGTATCTTAAACTACAATGGGGTTGAAGACTTTGATTTTGCTAGTGTGGCTATTTCTTATAGTATCAACACAGGTATAGGTGCTTTAGCAGAAGAAATCAACAGAGTAGCTGATAAAACAGGTGTTCGTGCAACTTACACAGTGCAAACAGTAGGACTTTATACAGTTGCAGCTGGTAGTACAAGCCAAGATTTTGCCATTAACGGCGTTACTATAGGTAGGATAGACTATCAAGATAGCGATAAAAATGGTGCTTTAGTTAATGCTATCAATGCTGTAAAAGATACTACAGGTGTTCAAGCTTCTTTGGATCAAAACAACAAGCTTGTTTTAAACTCAGCTGATGGTAGAGGTATAGTGATCACTGGTGGAAATATGGGTGCTGGCTCTGGTATTGCTGGTACAAAGATGATGAATAACTATGGTCGTTTAACCTTGATCAAAAACAGCGGACAAGATATCGTTGTCTCAGGTACAGGTTTTGGCTATGACGCAGCCTTCATTTCTCAAACCTCTGTATCTTTAAGAGAAAGTAAGGGGCTTCTTGATCTTGATAAAGCTGATGCTATGGGCTTTAATACCAATAGCAAGGGCAAGCTCACTATCACAGGATCCGTAGCTGCTTTCATGTCAGCTACTGGAAATGGTTTTACAGCTGGTTCAGGCTTTAGTGTGGGTAGTGGTGCGAACTACTCAGCTATCCTTGCTAATGCGGTTGCATTTATTAGTGGTGGTTATACACAGGCTTATACCGTATCTGCTGGTTCAGGCTTTTCTGCTGGTTCAGGACAATCTCAGTTTGCAGCGGTTAAGACTTTTGTATATGACGCAGCTGATCAAACTGCAGGGGTAACCACACTTAAGGGTGCTATGGCTGTTATGGATATAGCTGAAACAGCTATACTTAATCTTGATGTGATCCGTGCTGATATCGGTTCTGTGCAACAACAAATCGAAAAAACCATCAATAACCTTACAGTAACTCAGGTGAATGTCAAATCAGCTGAGTCAAACATAAGAGATGTTGACTTTGCAAGCGAGAGTGCAAACTACTCTAAGGCAAACATACTTGCTCAAAGTGGATCTTATGCTCTAGCACAAGCTAACGCTTCTCAACAAAATATCTTAAGACTACTTCAGTAG
- a CDS encoding NAD(P)-binding domain-containing protein: MKKVDLVIVGAGPAGIGAAVEAKLKGKEVVLLEKANETCQTFRVFYKDGKRVDKEYKGHDSNNRGHIPFEDGTKESTLETFEKALKEHNIDIQFSSEVESVKKTNENFIVTTPKQSYECQNIIIAIGRMGKPNKPDYKLPSSLSKLINFNANSVQKGEKLIIIGGGNSAAEYAVDLAGQNEVTLCYRKDKFTRLNDTNLKDIEEAGKSGKVKLKLGIDITEVLDENGKIKINFTDGTSELYDRAIYAIGGSTPVDFLQKCGIQVDDKGVPSFDENRQSNVKGIFVAGDIASKNGSSIVVGLNDGVIINDFLSK, from the coding sequence ATGAAAAAAGTGGATTTAGTCATAGTGGGTGCAGGACCTGCTGGCATAGGTGCTGCTGTTGAAGCAAAGCTTAAGGGCAAGGAAGTTGTGTTGCTTGAAAAGGCAAATGAAACTTGTCAAACCTTTAGGGTTTTTTATAAGGACGGAAAAAGAGTAGATAAAGAATACAAAGGACATGACAGCAACAACCGCGGACATATCCCTTTTGAAGACGGGACAAAGGAAAGCACGCTTGAAACCTTTGAAAAAGCACTTAAAGAGCATAATATCGACATTCAGTTTTCAAGCGAAGTTGAAAGCGTAAAAAAAACAAATGAAAACTTCATCGTAACGACTCCAAAACAAAGCTATGAATGTCAAAATATCATCATTGCTATAGGTAGAATGGGCAAGCCAAATAAGCCTGATTATAAACTTCCAAGTTCTCTTTCAAAGCTCATTAATTTCAATGCTAATTCAGTGCAAAAAGGAGAAAAGCTTATCATCATAGGCGGTGGAAACTCAGCAGCTGAATATGCTGTAGATCTTGCAGGACAAAACGAGGTTACGCTTTGTTATAGAAAAGATAAATTTACTAGGCTAAATGATACAAATTTAAAAGATATAGAAGAAGCAGGCAAGAGTGGCAAGGTCAAACTCAAGCTTGGCATAGATATCACAGAAGTTCTTGATGAAAATGGCAAGATCAAGATCAATTTTACTGACGGAACAAGCGAACTTTATGATAGGGCTATTTATGCCATAGGTGGTTCTACTCCTGTGGATTTTCTTCAAAAATGTGGCATACAAGTTGATGATAAAGGTGTTCCAAGCTTTGATGAAAACAGACAAAGCAATGTCAAAGGCATTTTTGTCGCAGGAGATATAGCCTCCAAAAATGGCTCAAGTATAGTTGTTGGTCTTAATGACGGCGTTATCATTAATGATTTTTTAAGTAAATAA
- the rrpB gene encoding MarR family transcription factor RrpB — protein MKKDPYYSPCPVETALNLVGNKWKLLIISKLLEDRKRFGELRKELMATKNQSISQNVLTQNLRELESAKIIKRKVYAEVPPKVEYSLTELGLSLKFVLDSLQSFGHGYQQSLVKAV, from the coding sequence ATGAAAAAAGATCCTTATTATTCTCCTTGTCCTGTGGAAACTGCTTTAAATTTAGTGGGAAATAAATGGAAACTTCTCATCATCTCCAAGCTTTTAGAAGATAGAAAAAGATTTGGCGAGCTGAGAAAGGAGCTTATGGCGACGAAAAATCAAAGCATTTCGCAAAATGTGCTCACACAAAATTTAAGAGAGCTTGAAAGTGCTAAGATCATCAAACGCAAGGTTTATGCTGAGGTGCCACCTAAGGTTGAATACAGCCTTACAGAGCTTGGACTTAGCCTTAAATTTGTGCTTGATAGCCTTCAAAGCTTTGGGCATGGCTATCAGCAAAGCTTAGTAAAAGCTGTTTGA
- a CDS encoding ABC transporter ATP-binding protein yields the protein MHKIKACDLSVAIQKTPILHKISFELASDQILCILGQNGSGKSTLLRTLLGLLAYKGSLKIGDQECKDLSIKQKAQMLSYVPQTQHLSFPFKLFEVVLMGRFHQSKLLYYSKQDKKIALETLEKLELSHLAMQNFNSLSGGQKQLGFIARALCQDTKIMILDEPVSALDLSYSFKLLKLLRSFQNKSIILSSHHPEQCFIADHILMLKQGKVFAYGESKKILNEDTINALYEIKTKEVELPNKAKYFCPLV from the coding sequence ATGCATAAAATAAAAGCATGTGATCTAAGCGTTGCTATACAAAAAACACCCATTTTACATAAGATAAGCTTTGAGTTAGCAAGCGATCAAATTCTTTGTATCTTAGGACAAAATGGTAGTGGCAAAAGCACGCTTTTACGCACGCTTTTGGGCTTACTTGCTTATAAGGGAAGCCTTAAGATAGGAGATCAAGAATGCAAGGATCTAAGTATCAAACAAAAAGCTCAAATGCTAAGCTATGTGCCTCAAACTCAGCACCTTTCTTTTCCTTTTAAGCTTTTTGAAGTGGTTTTAATGGGTCGCTTTCATCAAAGTAAATTGTTATACTACTCAAAACAAGATAAGAAAATTGCCCTAGAAACACTTGAAAAATTAGAACTTTCTCATCTTGCAATGCAAAATTTCAACTCACTTTCAGGCGGTCAAAAGCAACTTGGCTTCATCGCTAGGGCTCTTTGTCAAGACACAAAGATCATGATCTTAGATGAGCCTGTAAGTGCTTTGGATCTTTCTTACTCCTTTAAGCTTTTAAAGCTTTTAAGATCCTTTCAAAACAAAAGCATTATACTAAGCTCTCATCACCCTGAACAATGCTTCATCGCCGATCATATCCTTATGCTAAAACAAGGTAAGGTTTTTGCTTATGGGGAAAGTAAAAAGATACTAAACGAAGATACAATCAACGCCCTTTATGAGATCAAAACTAAGGAAGTAGAGCTTCCAAACAAGGCAAAATACTTTTGTCCCCTTGTGTAA
- a CDS encoding sugar O-acetyltransferase has protein sequence MPKELELRTLEAARYICSTPSSIGLDKSHPKFKSTPAPTSNRDIFTRDLEGELVDMNDEDFPQIFDVIKETLKLTHKLNTGDHSEEEVREIFSQIIGKKLDKSCMILPPFYVDFGKNIKIGKNFFMNQACTFMDRGGIEIGDDVFIAPKCNLTTINHDFNPYKRRATFCKGIKIGNRVWLGIGVTICPGVCIGDNSIVAAGSVVSKDVPPNVIVAGNPARIIKHLEINHKE, from the coding sequence ATGCCAAAAGAATTAGAGCTTAGGACTTTGGAAGCTGCAAGGTATATTTGTAGCACGCCCTCAAGTATAGGGCTTGATAAAAGCCACCCTAAATTTAAAAGCACGCCAGCGCCCACTAGCAACCGCGATATTTTCACGCGTGATTTAGAAGGCGAGCTTGTGGATATGAATGATGAGGATTTTCCTCAAATTTTTGATGTGATTAAAGAGACTTTAAAGCTTACTCACAAGCTAAATACAGGAGATCACAGCGAAGAAGAAGTGCGTGAAATTTTTAGCCAGATCATAGGCAAAAAGCTTGATAAAAGTTGTATGATATTGCCACCTTTTTATGTGGATTTTGGAAAAAATATAAAAATTGGCAAAAATTTCTTTATGAATCAAGCCTGCACCTTTATGGATAGAGGTGGCATAGAAATTGGCGATGATGTTTTTATCGCTCCAAAATGCAACCTCACAACGATAAATCACGATTTTAACCCCTACAAACGCCGTGCTACCTTTTGTAAGGGCATAAAGATAGGAAATCGCGTGTGGCTTGGCATAGGCGTTACCATTTGTCCGGGCGTTTGTATAGGAGATAATAGCATAGTGGCAGCAGGTAGTGTGGTAAGTAAAGATGTGCCACCAAATGTCATCGTAGCTGGCAATCCTGCTCGTATCATCAAGCATTTAGAGATCAATCATAAGGAGTAA
- the ribD gene encoding bifunctional diaminohydroxyphosphoribosylaminopyrimidine deaminase/5-amino-6-(5-phosphoribosylamino)uracil reductase RibD, whose product MNDEFYMSLALNEAWKYQFLTYPNPAVGCLILDKNERILSLQAHEKAGTAHAELNAICKALKSLNPTLQIPQEPNLAHDFVCKHHANLLKDATAFVSLEPCNHQGKTPPCARLFTELHFKKVIISTSDTNKIASGGALFLKQHGIEVKMGVLEQRGKELLKPFLKWQNGSFKLFKLALSLNGSALGKEVSSLESRTYAHKIRSKLDLLVIGGQTLRQDRPLLDSRLAGDKAPDLCILSHFLDQFKDQERALSLEELSVFDTTIPLFSVKERKIYAKIPKSAKFIMFEGGASFLQGVKDEMDAFLIFSNSRFNSLENIRLNLHLKPLFKGFLGEDTYGIYERA is encoded by the coding sequence ATGAACGATGAATTTTATATGTCCTTAGCACTCAATGAAGCTTGGAAATATCAGTTTTTAACCTATCCAAATCCAGCCGTTGGCTGTCTTATACTTGATAAAAATGAACGCATTTTAAGCTTGCAAGCTCATGAAAAAGCAGGCACGGCTCATGCTGAGTTAAATGCTATTTGCAAGGCGTTAAAAAGTTTAAATCCCACTTTGCAAATCCCACAAGAGCCAAATTTAGCCCATGATTTTGTGTGCAAGCACCACGCAAATTTGCTCAAAGACGCCACTGCTTTTGTAAGCCTAGAACCATGCAACCACCAAGGCAAAACCCCGCCTTGTGCAAGGCTTTTTACCGAGCTTCATTTTAAAAAAGTTATCATTTCTACAAGTGATACGAACAAGATAGCAAGCGGTGGGGCTTTGTTTTTAAAACAACATGGCATTGAGGTAAAAATGGGCGTTTTAGAACAAAGGGGCAAGGAGCTTTTAAAACCCTTTTTGAAGTGGCAAAATGGCAGTTTTAAGCTTTTTAAACTAGCCCTCAGTCTAAATGGCTCAGCACTTGGCAAGGAAGTAAGTAGCTTGGAAAGTAGAACCTATGCTCATAAGATCCGCTCAAAGCTTGATTTGCTCGTTATCGGTGGGCAAACTTTAAGGCAGGATAGACCCTTGCTTGATAGCCGTTTAGCAGGAGATAAAGCTCCTGATCTTTGCATATTATCGCATTTTTTGGATCAATTTAAGGATCAAGAAAGAGCTTTAAGCCTAGAAGAACTAAGTGTTTTTGATACAACGATCCCGCTTTTTAGCGTAAAAGAGCGAAAAATTTATGCTAAGATTCCAAAAAGTGCTAAATTTATCATGTTTGAGGGCGGAGCTTCGTTTTTGCAAGGCGTTAAAGATGAAATGGATGCTTTTTTGATCTTTTCAAACTCAAGGTTCAATAGCCTTGAAAATATCCGCTTAAATTTACATTTAAAGCCTTTATTTAAGGGCTTTTTAGGAGAAGATACTTATGGAATTTATGAAAGAGCTTAG
- a CDS encoding glutamate-5-semialdehyde dehydrogenase, with amino-acid sequence MRTLIENIKENSPKLLELKPKQKEQIILEIASNLRKNLDFILKENAKDLLVFDKSEAFRDRLLLNEKRLEGLCEGLECIARLDEPIGKVLGGFVNHAGLKIEKVSIPIGLLCVIYEARPALSAEITALMLKSSNACIFKGGSEATNSSKAFYKLVLEVLEKYDLQKCYLMLESKDEINELLKFDDLIDALIPRGSTQMIKEVAQNTKIPLIRQDKGLCHIFADESANLKQAVSIIINAKCQRPSVCNALESLLVHEKIASELFTLLKPELAKFKVKIHAHQNAFDFFKDYESVVLADEKDFENEYLALELNVKIVKDINEAIKHIHKFSSAHSESILSNDHAHIEKFQKMINSACVYANASTRFSDGGEFGFGGEVGISTSKLHARGPMGVNEITTYKYLISGDGQIRK; translated from the coding sequence ATGCGAACCTTGATTGAAAATATCAAAGAAAATTCCCCAAAATTACTCGAACTAAAACCCAAACAAAAAGAACAAATCATCTTAGAAATCGCTTCAAATTTAAGAAAAAATTTGGATTTTATTTTAAAAGAAAATGCTAAGGATCTGCTTGTTTTTGATAAGAGTGAAGCCTTTAGAGATAGGCTTTTGTTAAATGAAAAAAGACTTGAGGGACTTTGTGAGGGCTTAGAATGCATAGCAAGACTTGATGAACCTATCGGTAAGGTGCTTGGTGGCTTTGTTAATCATGCTGGATTAAAGATAGAAAAAGTAAGTATCCCCATAGGTCTTTTATGCGTGATCTATGAAGCACGCCCAGCCTTAAGCGCTGAAATCACTGCTTTAATGCTTAAAAGCTCAAATGCTTGCATTTTTAAAGGCGGAAGCGAGGCTACAAATTCAAGTAAGGCCTTTTATAAGCTTGTTTTAGAAGTGCTTGAAAAATATGATTTGCAAAAATGCTACTTAATGCTTGAAAGTAAAGATGAGATCAATGAACTTTTAAAATTTGATGATCTTATTGATGCACTCATTCCAAGAGGTAGTACGCAAATGATCAAAGAAGTAGCACAAAACACTAAAATTCCACTCATTAGGCAAGATAAGGGGCTTTGTCATATCTTTGCTGATGAAAGTGCAAATTTAAAGCAAGCTGTAAGTATAATCATCAATGCAAAATGCCAAAGACCAAGCGTTTGCAATGCCCTTGAAAGCTTGCTTGTGCATGAAAAAATAGCTTCTGAGCTTTTTACGCTTTTAAAGCCTGAACTTGCTAAATTTAAGGTAAAAATCCACGCTCATCAAAATGCCTTTGATTTTTTTAAAGATTATGAAAGCGTGGTTTTAGCAGACGAAAAGGACTTTGAAAATGAGTATTTGGCTTTAGAACTGAATGTAAAAATTGTTAAGGATATAAATGAAGCCATAAAACATATTCATAAATTTAGCTCAGCTCATAGTGAAAGCATACTTTCAAATGATCACGCTCATATAGAAAAATTCCAAAAAATGATCAATTCAGCCTGCGTTTATGCTAATGCTTCTACTCGCTTTAGCGACGGAGGCGAATTTGGCTTTGGAGGCGAGGTTGGCATTTCTACAAGTAAGCTTCATGCAAGAGGTCCTATGGGAGTAAATGAAATCACCACTTATAAATACCTTATCAGTGGCGACGGACAGATAAGAAAATAA
- a CDS encoding NAD(P)H-dependent oxidoreductase, with protein MKKILSFIALLMALISLAFGAEKTDIKTLLIASHPYPESSTFIKALEEAARSVEGVEVRNLEQIYGFDTRAIDGAKEYEITKKYDRIVFLFPTHWFNITPMMKAYLNETWGSVGPGLWKGKQMLVVSTAGGGRSTYGKNGRIGVELKNVFLPMKASALHCEMTYLEPLVFEGVSYSRIEEYKKALIERLKR; from the coding sequence ATGAAAAAAATCTTAAGTTTTATAGCCTTGCTCATGGCTTTGATAAGCTTAGCCTTTGGAGCGGAAAAAACGGACATTAAAACCTTGCTCATCGCTTCGCATCCTTATCCTGAAAGCTCGACTTTCATCAAGGCTTTAGAAGAAGCTGCTAGAAGCGTGGAGGGCGTGGAGGTAAGGAATTTAGAGCAAATTTATGGCTTTGATACAAGAGCAATTGACGGCGCAAAAGAGTATGAAATCACTAAAAAATACGACAGGATAGTGTTTTTGTTTCCTACGCATTGGTTTAATATCACGCCCATGATGAAAGCTTATTTAAATGAAACTTGGGGCAGTGTGGGACCCGGACTTTGGAAAGGTAAGCAAATGCTAGTGGTTTCTACTGCTGGTGGAGGGCGTTCAACTTATGGTAAAAACGGACGCATAGGCGTGGAGCTTAAAAATGTCTTTTTGCCTATGAAAGCAAGTGCTTTGCATTGTGAGATGACTTATCTTGAGCCTTTGGTTTTTGAGGGTGTGTCTTATTCAAGGATAGAAGAGTATAAAAAAGCTTTGATTGAAAGGCTAAAAAGGTAA
- a CDS encoding cyclophilin-like fold protein: MKKILFLGLFMALMSFYLEAKNLDKGEKMIISLSFKTEAGNAEKIVLELEQNAAAKSLYAKLPLELEFSDYVGKEKISKPLKSPLDMSGIRGYDPSVGDFFYFSPWGNLGIFYEKQGFHSGLAFLGKLKSEDLAKIRAFKNDFKITINKE; the protein is encoded by the coding sequence ATGAAAAAAATCTTATTTTTAGGGCTTTTTATGGCTTTAATGAGCTTTTATTTAGAAGCTAAAAATTTAGACAAAGGAGAAAAAATGATCATTTCTTTAAGCTTTAAAACTGAGGCAGGAAATGCCGAAAAGATAGTGCTTGAGCTTGAGCAAAACGCTGCTGCAAAGAGCCTTTATGCCAAGCTTCCCTTAGAGCTTGAATTTAGCGATTATGTGGGCAAAGAAAAGATAAGTAAGCCTTTAAAAAGCCCTCTTGATATGAGTGGGATAAGGGGTTATGATCCTAGTGTTGGGGATTTTTTTTATTTTTCTCCTTGGGGGAATTTGGGGATATTTTATGAAAAACAGGGCTTTCATAGTGGTTTAGCCTTTCTTGGAAAGCTAAAAAGCGAGGATTTAGCTAAGATAAGAGCTTTTAAGAATGATTTTAAAATCACTATCAACAAGGAGTAA
- a CDS encoding iron ABC transporter permease, whose translation MITKPYTQILSLVFLFVLLLISMLLALSIGEVQMPLSKVFTLVFFPDSSKESLIIHDTRMPRIIAAVVVGGALALSGALYQGVIGNVLVSPGILGVLSGASFGAALAMVLGLSTLGIELFCFSFGLLAMGISLLLSFIFDQNRSILMLILGGIITSSFFGAGVSIIKILADPYNTLPNIVYWLMGSLASLHTLPLIFASLVFILSLILVILGSKVIDILNLDYESASVLGVCVKKMRLLFILGATLLASSSVALAGLIGWIGLVIPHMSRFIIGANHRFSLPFCTLFGSLFLLFCDTLARTLSNTEIPIGIMTSLFGIPLFALILFYNRKKALDA comes from the coding sequence ATGATCACTAAGCCTTATACTCAAATTTTAAGCCTTGTGTTTTTATTTGTTTTGCTACTCATAAGTATGCTACTTGCTCTTAGCATTGGCGAGGTGCAAATGCCTTTAAGTAAGGTTTTTACTCTTGTTTTCTTTCCTGATTCAAGCAAAGAAAGCTTGATCATTCATGATACAAGAATGCCAAGGATCATCGCTGCTGTCGTGGTTGGCGGGGCTTTGGCATTAAGTGGGGCTTTATATCAAGGAGTTATTGGCAATGTTTTAGTGTCTCCGGGTATTTTGGGTGTTTTAAGTGGGGCTAGTTTTGGAGCAGCACTTGCTATGGTTTTAGGGCTTTCTACCTTAGGCATAGAACTTTTTTGCTTTAGTTTTGGCTTGCTTGCTATGGGGATTTCGCTTTTGCTTTCTTTTATCTTTGATCAAAATCGCAGTATTTTAATGCTGATCTTAGGAGGTATCATCACTTCTTCGTTTTTTGGTGCTGGAGTTAGTATCATAAAGATCCTAGCAGATCCTTACAACACACTTCCAAATATCGTGTATTGGCTCATGGGTTCGCTTGCTTCTTTACATACTCTGCCCTTGATTTTTGCAAGCCTTGTATTTATCCTTAGTTTAATCTTAGTCATTTTAGGCTCAAAGGTGATTGATATCTTAAATTTAGACTATGAAAGTGCAAGTGTGCTTGGGGTTTGTGTGAAAAAAATGCGTTTATTGTTTATACTTGGTGCAACCTTGCTTGCAAGCAGTAGCGTTGCACTTGCTGGGCTTATTGGGTGGATTGGGCTTGTTATCCCTCATATGTCTCGCTTTATCATAGGGGCAAATCATCGCTTTAGTTTGCCTTTTTGCACCCTTTTTGGAAGTTTGTTTTTGCTTTTTTGTGATACCCTAGCACGCACTCTTTCAAATACCGAAATTCCAATAGGCATAATGACAAGTCTTTTTGGCATACCTCTTTTTGCCTTGATTTTATTTTACAACAGAAAAAAGGCTTTAGATGCATAA